In one Sulfuricella sp. genomic region, the following are encoded:
- the pyrR gene encoding bifunctional pyr operon transcriptional regulator/uracil phosphoribosyltransferase PyrR, producing the protein MQLPDAEKLVQTMAQQLEPYLGANSVLVGMHTGGVWLAEKIHTLLSREVPLGTLDVSFYRDDFSQSGLHAEVAPSDIPFDVTGRDIILVDDVLYTGRSVRAAMNELFDYGRPASIILAVLVDRGGRELPIAAQVTAAVLELAPNQNIQLNRDSQGLLALSLRQTTV; encoded by the coding sequence ATGCAACTACCTGATGCCGAGAAACTGGTACAAACCATGGCGCAGCAGCTTGAGCCCTATCTGGGCGCAAATAGCGTGCTGGTGGGCATGCACACCGGTGGCGTCTGGCTGGCGGAAAAAATCCATACCTTGCTGAGCCGGGAAGTGCCGCTGGGCACGCTCGATGTATCCTTCTATCGCGATGATTTCAGCCAGTCCGGCCTGCACGCGGAAGTGGCGCCCTCGGATATTCCATTTGATGTCACGGGGCGCGACATCATCCTGGTGGATGACGTGCTCTACACCGGCCGCAGCGTGCGTGCCGCGATGAATGAGCTGTTCGATTATGGCCGTCCGGCAAGTATCATCCTGGCTGTGCTGGTGGACCGGGGCGGGCGCGAATTGCCGATCGCGGCCCAGGTGACAGCAGCAGTGCTGGAACTGGCGCCAAACCAGAATATCCAGTTGAATCGTGATTCGCAGGGGCTGCTTGCGCTCAGCCTGCGCCAAACAACCGTCTGA
- the ruvX gene encoding Holliday junction resolvase RuvX: MIAIFTPHPSPLTPHQTTVLGFDFGLKRIGVAVGDVMIGVAHPLETLHGESNEQKFGGIAALIQEWQPGVLVVGLPFHLDGSEHDMTLRCRKFSRQLEGRFGLPVALVDERLTSESASQDLREMGITGRRQKEMLDQVAAQQILQSYLDEKKHATT; the protein is encoded by the coding sequence GTGATTGCGATTTTTACCCCTCACCCCTCACCCCTCACCCCTCACCAAACAACCGTGCTGGGCTTCGATTTCGGCCTCAAGCGCATCGGCGTGGCGGTGGGGGATGTGATGATAGGCGTGGCCCATCCACTGGAAACCCTGCACGGCGAGAGCAACGAGCAGAAATTTGGCGGGATTGCGGCGCTGATTCAGGAGTGGCAGCCGGGGGTGCTGGTAGTCGGGTTGCCATTTCATCTTGATGGCAGCGAGCATGACATGACCCTGCGCTGCCGCAAGTTCTCACGGCAACTTGAAGGGCGCTTCGGCCTGCCGGTGGCGCTGGTGGACGAGCGCCTGACTTCCGAAAGCGCCAGCCAGGATCTGCGCGAGATGGGTATTACCGGCCGGCGGCAGAAGGAAATGCTGGATCAGGTCGCCGCGCAGCAAATCTTGCAGTCTTATCTGGATGAAAAAAAACATGCAACTACCTGA
- a CDS encoding YqgE/AlgH family protein gives MQSVDLTHHFLIAMPAMTDPYFAKTLTYICEHNERGALGVVLNRKIDLDFKALFEQINIPLEAAELAGMPIHYGGPVQMDRGFVLHQPEGRWQSSLSIAEGIALTTSKDILEAVGRGEGPDKLFVTLGYAGWDAGQLEHELGQNAWLTVPATPQLIFDEPTESRLAAAMNLLGVDFACLADEAGHA, from the coding sequence ATGCAAAGCGTCGACCTCACCCATCATTTCCTCATCGCCATGCCTGCGATGACCGACCCTTATTTCGCCAAGACCCTGACCTATATCTGCGAGCACAACGAGCGCGGTGCGCTGGGTGTCGTGCTCAACCGCAAGATCGACCTCGATTTCAAGGCCCTGTTCGAACAGATCAACATCCCGCTTGAGGCGGCGGAACTGGCCGGGATGCCGATTCACTACGGCGGGCCGGTGCAGATGGACCGCGGCTTCGTGCTGCATCAGCCGGAAGGGCGCTGGCAGTCAAGTCTGTCCATAGCAGAGGGCATTGCGCTGACCACCTCGAAGGATATTCTGGAAGCCGTGGGACGCGGCGAAGGGCCGGATAAACTTTTCGTGACACTGGGCTATGCGGGCTGGGATGCGGGCCAGCTTGAGCACGAACTGGGGCAAAACGCATGGCTGACCGTGCCGGCAACGCCACAACTCATTTTTGATGAACCGACCGAATCGCGTCTGGCTGCTGCGATGAATTTGCTGGGCGTGGATTTTGCCTGTCTGGCGGATGAAGCGGGCCATGCGTGA
- a CDS encoding class 1 fructose-bisphosphatase: protein MHKGTTITQFIIEEQRHIQGASGDFTSLLNDIITAIKVISNTVNKGALIGVMGSAGSENVQGETQKELDVITNEIFIKSNEWAGHLCAMASEEMDDIYPIPAQYPRGKYLLVFDPLDGSSNVDVNISVGTIFSILRCQGESDSPSARDFLQPGTQQVCAGYALYGSSTMLVLTSGHGVNGFTLDRDIGEFILTHANMTIPADTREFAINASNQRFWEPPVQRYVQEALAGKTGPRGKDFNMRWVASMVAEVHRILMRGGIFMYPKDTKDPAKAGKLRLLYEANPMSFIVEQAGGASSTGRERILDVQPDGLHQRVPVILGSKNEVETVISYHQA from the coding sequence ATGCACAAAGGCACCACTATTACCCAGTTCATTATCGAGGAACAGCGCCATATACAGGGTGCGAGCGGCGATTTCACCTCGCTCCTGAACGATATCATTACCGCAATCAAGGTGATTTCCAATACCGTGAACAAAGGCGCACTGATTGGTGTGATGGGTTCGGCCGGGTCGGAAAACGTGCAGGGCGAAACACAGAAGGAACTGGACGTCATCACCAACGAGATCTTCATCAAATCCAATGAGTGGGCTGGCCACCTGTGCGCCATGGCATCGGAGGAGATGGACGACATTTATCCCATCCCGGCGCAATATCCGCGCGGAAAATACCTGCTGGTATTCGATCCGCTCGACGGTTCCAGCAACGTCGACGTGAACATTTCCGTCGGCACCATTTTTTCCATCCTGCGTTGTCAGGGCGAGAGCGACTCGCCTTCCGCCAGGGATTTCCTGCAACCCGGCACCCAGCAGGTCTGCGCCGGCTATGCCCTGTACGGCTCCTCCACCATGCTGGTGCTGACCAGCGGCCATGGCGTGAACGGCTTCACCCTGGACCGCGATATCGGCGAATTCATCCTCACCCACGCCAATATGACCATTCCCGCGGACACAAGGGAATTCGCCATCAATGCATCCAACCAGCGTTTCTGGGAACCGCCGGTGCAGCGTTACGTGCAAGAGGCCCTGGCCGGCAAGACCGGTCCGCGCGGCAAGGACTTCAACATGCGCTGGGTGGCATCGATGGTGGCGGAAGTGCATCGTATCCTGATGCGCGGCGGCATTTTCATGTACCCCAAGGACACCAAGGATCCCGCCAAGGCCGGCAAGCTGCGCCTGTTGTACGAAGCCAACCCGATGTCCTTCATCGTGGAGCAGGCCGGCGGCGCGTCCAGCACGGGTCGCGAGCGCATTCTCGACGTTCAGCCTGATGGTTTGCACCAGCGCGTGCCGGTGATCCTCGGTTCGAAGAACGAGGTGGAAACCGTAATCTCCTACCACCAGGCCTGA
- a CDS encoding TrpB-like pyridoxal phosphate-dependent enzyme, whose amino-acid sequence MQRTKILLDEAEIPTHWYNVVADMPNPPAPPLGPDGKPIGPEALTAIFPMSLIEQEMSAQRWIEIPEKVREIYQLWRPSPMFRAHRLEAALGTPARIYYKYEGVSPAGSHKPNTAIAQAYYNKEAGIKRIATETGAGQWGCSMALAGQMFGLEVRVYMVKVSYGQKPYRRSMMQTWGAEVFASPSMETHSGRAALAEDPDNQGSLGLAISEAVEDAASRADTNYALGSVLNHVLLHQTVIGLEAKKQFEKAGDYPDMIFAPCGGGSNFGGAAFPFFADKAAGKNVRLVAVEPDSCPTLTRGHYAYDFGDTAKLTPMMLMYTLGHDFMPPGIHAGGLRYHGDSALVSQLYHEKLIEAVAVPQLATFQAGVTFARAEGIIPAPESNHAIAACIDEALRCKESGEAKTLFFNLSGHGHFDMGAYDSYFSGKLEDYAYPEEAIKAALDRLPKVG is encoded by the coding sequence ATGCAACGCACCAAGATCCTGCTGGACGAAGCCGAAATCCCCACCCACTGGTACAACGTCGTTGCCGACATGCCCAACCCGCCGGCCCCGCCGCTCGGCCCGGATGGCAAGCCGATTGGTCCCGAAGCCCTGACCGCCATCTTCCCCATGAGCCTGATCGAGCAGGAGATGTCGGCCCAGCGCTGGATCGAGATTCCCGAAAAAGTACGCGAGATTTATCAGTTGTGGCGCCCGTCGCCGATGTTCCGTGCCCACCGCCTGGAAGCCGCGCTCGGCACCCCGGCCAGGATTTACTACAAATACGAAGGCGTATCCCCGGCGGGCTCGCACAAGCCCAACACCGCCATCGCCCAGGCCTATTACAACAAGGAAGCCGGCATCAAGCGCATCGCCACCGAAACCGGCGCCGGGCAGTGGGGCTGCTCGATGGCGCTGGCCGGCCAGATGTTCGGGCTGGAGGTGCGGGTCTACATGGTCAAGGTGAGCTACGGGCAGAAACCCTACCGCCGTTCCATGATGCAGACCTGGGGCGCGGAAGTATTCGCCAGCCCGAGCATGGAAACCCATTCCGGCCGCGCGGCACTGGCGGAAGATCCGGACAACCAGGGTTCGCTCGGTCTGGCGATTTCAGAGGCGGTGGAAGACGCGGCATCGCGCGCCGACACCAATTACGCCCTGGGTTCGGTGCTCAACCACGTGCTGCTGCACCAGACCGTGATCGGCCTGGAAGCCAAAAAGCAATTCGAAAAAGCAGGCGATTACCCGGACATGATCTTCGCCCCCTGCGGCGGCGGCTCCAACTTCGGCGGCGCGGCCTTCCCTTTCTTCGCCGACAAGGCAGCGGGCAAGAATGTGCGCCTGGTGGCGGTGGAACCCGATTCCTGCCCGACCCTGACGCGCGGCCACTATGCCTACGATTTCGGCGACACCGCCAAGCTCACCCCGATGATGCTGATGTACACCCTTGGCCACGACTTCATGCCGCCCGGCATCCACGCCGGCGGCCTGCGCTACCACGGCGATTCGGCGCTGGTGTCGCAGCTCTACCACGAAAAGCTGATCGAGGCGGTAGCCGTGCCCCAGCTCGCCACCTTCCAGGCCGGCGTGACCTTCGCCCGCGCCGAGGGCATCATCCCTGCCCCGGAATCCAACCATGCCATCGCCGCCTGCATCGACGAAGCGCTGCGCTGCAAGGAATCGGGCGAGGCCAAGACGCTGTTCTTCAACCTGTCCGGCCACGGCCACTTCGACATGGGCGCCTACGACAGCTACTTCAGCGGCAAGCTGGAGGATTACGCCTACCCCGAGGAAGCCATCAAGGCCGCCCTGGATCGCCTGCCCAAGGTGGGGTGA